A DNA window from Arachis duranensis cultivar V14167 chromosome 3, aradu.V14167.gnm2.J7QH, whole genome shotgun sequence contains the following coding sequences:
- the LOC107482291 gene encoding LOW QUALITY PROTEIN: uncharacterized protein LOC107482291 (The sequence of the model RefSeq protein was modified relative to this genomic sequence to represent the inferred CDS: deleted 1 base in 1 codon), translating to MSRCFPFPPPGYEKEARTDEVDLLKKEKHKEKKHKKEKKDKEKKESKEKREKEGRDGKHKEKKDKKDKHREKKKDRDKDKDKDKDKDKDKVKEKDRDKAKVLDRDNSKTGTADDKEFPRHAEGPNVGKAYTKDSRQNDKKGTLVEEKPAKQHTIDNGEKARQNNHLAKENKDSKILMELDRMVRGGNGGAENHLVQFTDINHRKEEEAVRFVGKGSGAWLDGKEKLKDKAFIAKKIDAKGIPAQDRPIANAAVQNHVGNFHPRVDGAPKVLEKNRTLEAGNIHPRFDGLSKLTEKKIEKTLXKEKKDEGKEKVKEKKDEGKEKVKEKKDEKRREKRKDREKEKKGHGKDKDRDKEKKKEEKAMEHTEVKNIELNKSKECNKAGPIGLNSLSQVKNGHENAVTGENPKKRKDVESNGVPRANDNWPSKLPRPSSSHLFAENGRILEPCQISIPNASDRQGGAAPNVKIENKAGKINGIIATQPFEVPSNKSHIAPPAPAEPVIGATIKPPHPDTKYLSQVYSIPKMEEWSGFDDQEWLFGSSNSPETRRVVGSSEVTEPHQVWAEGLHIEPVDVFALPYVIPY from the exons ATGTCGCGGTGCTTTCCATTTCCACCACCAGGATATGAAAAGGAAGCTAGAACAGATGAAGTAGACTTGTTAAAAAAG GAAAAgcacaaagaaaagaaacataaaaaggagaaaaaggacaaagaaaagaaagaaagtaaggagaagagagaaaaagaaggaagggATGGAAAACATAAGGAAAAGAAGGACAAAAAGGATAAACacagagaaaagaagaaagatagaGACAAGGACAAGGACAAGGACAAGGACAAGGACAAGGACAAGGTCAAGGAGAAGGATAGGGACAAGGCAAAGGTGTTAGATAGAGATAACAGTAAAACAGGTACTGCGGATGACAAAGAATTTCCACGACATGCTGAGGGTCCAAATGTGGGTAAAGCCTACACAAAGGATTCCAGGCAAAATGATAAGAAGGGTACTCTTGTTGAGGAGAAACCTGCCAAACAGCATACCATTGACAATGGGGAGAAGGCCAGACAAAACAATCATCTGGCTAAGGAGAACAAGGATTCTAAAATCCTCATGGAGTTGGATAGGATGGTTAGGGGTGGTAACGGAGGAGCTGAAAATCATTTGGTTCAGTTCACAGATATAAACCACAGGAAAGAGGAGGAGGCTGTTAGGTTTGTGGGAAAGGGCAGTGGTGCTTGGCTTGATGGTAAGGAAAAACTCAAGGATAAGGCTTTTATTGCTAAGAAGATCGATGCAAAAGGAATCCCGGCTCAAGACCGACCTATTGCAAATGCAGCTGTTCAGAATCACGTTGGAAATTTTCATCCCAGAGTTGATGGAGCACCCAAAGTTTTGGAGAAGAATAGGACTTTGGAAGCTGGAAATATTCATCCCAGATTTGATGGATTATCCAAACTTAcggagaaaaaaattgaaaagactTTG ANNAAGGAAAAGAAAgatgaaggaaaagaaaaggttaaggaaaaaaaagatgaaggaaaagaaaaggttaaggaaaaaaaagatgaaaaacggagagaaaaaaggaaagatagagagaaggagaaaaaaggGCATGGAAAGGACAAAGACAGGgacaaagagaagaaaaaagaggagaaagcTATGGAGCATACCGAAGTTAAAAACATAGAGctcaataaatcaaaagaaTGCAACAAAGCTGGTCCTATAGGTTTAAATTCTTTGTCACAAGTCAAGAACGGCCATGAGAATGCTGTTACTGGTGAAAATCCCAAGAAACGAAAGGATGTTGAATCAAATGGAGTTCCACGTG CCAATGACAATTGGCCTAGTAAGCTGCCAAGACCATCTTCCTCTCACCTGTTCGCCGAAAATGGAAGGATATTGGAACCATGCCAAATTTCCATTCCAAATGCATCTGACAGGCAAGGAGGAGCAGCCCCTAATGTTAAGATAGAAAACAAGGCAGGCAAGATAAACGGCATCATTGCCACTCAGCCGTTTGAAGTTCCCTCAAACAAGAGCCATATTGCTCCTCCTGCACCAGCTGAACCGGTCATTGGAGCAACCATAAAACCCCCTCATCCGGATACCAAGTACCTAAGCCAGGTATATTCAATACCGAAAATGGAGGAGTGGTCTGGTTTCGATGATCAAGAATGGTTGTTTGGTAGCAGTAATTCTCCAGAAACGAGACGTGTGGTGGGATCTTCAGAGGTTACAGAACCACATCAAGTATGGGCAGAAGGTTTGCACATAGAGCCAGTAGATGTCTTTGCTCTGCCATATGTCATTCCATACTGA